A genomic window from Bradyrhizobium lupini includes:
- a CDS encoding dihydrodipicolinate synthase family protein: MSDFRGVFPYLVSPVAADGAVRTNVLAKLCDDLIGAGVHGLTPLGSTGEFAYLNAAQRTAVVQTTIEAARGRVPVVAGVASTSTADAVAQAKAYQKLGADGILAILEAYFPLADAQIESYFRAIADAVDIPVVIYTNPQFQRSDLTLEIIARLAEHPRIGYIKDASTNTGRLLSIMNRCGDALRVFSASAHIPAAVMLIGGLGWMAGPACIIPRQSVALYDLCKAGRWDEAMALQRRLWRINEAFARFNLAACIKAGLAIQGYDVGDPVPPQAALTADARKVVEAALRELA; the protein is encoded by the coding sequence ATGTCCGATTTTCGCGGCGTCTTCCCTTATCTCGTCTCTCCCGTCGCTGCCGATGGCGCGGTGCGGACGAACGTCCTCGCAAAGCTCTGCGACGATCTGATCGGCGCGGGCGTCCACGGTCTGACCCCGCTCGGCTCGACCGGCGAGTTCGCCTATCTCAACGCCGCCCAACGCACCGCGGTCGTGCAGACCACGATCGAGGCGGCAAGGGGACGTGTGCCTGTTGTCGCGGGCGTCGCCTCCACCTCGACGGCAGATGCGGTGGCGCAGGCGAAGGCGTATCAGAAGCTCGGCGCCGACGGCATTCTGGCGATCCTGGAAGCGTATTTCCCGCTCGCCGACGCCCAGATCGAATCCTATTTCCGCGCCATCGCGGATGCCGTGGACATCCCCGTCGTCATCTATACCAATCCGCAATTCCAGCGCTCCGATCTCACCCTCGAAATCATCGCGCGCCTCGCCGAACATCCGCGCATCGGCTACATCAAGGACGCCTCGACCAACACCGGCCGGCTGCTCTCGATCATGAACCGCTGCGGCGATGCCTTGCGGGTGTTCTCCGCCTCCGCCCATATCCCGGCCGCGGTGATGCTGATCGGCGGCCTCGGCTGGATGGCGGGCCCCGCCTGCATCATTCCGCGCCAGAGCGTCGCGCTCTACGACCTCTGCAAGGCCGGCCGCTGGGACGAGGCGATGGCGCTCCAGCGCAGGCTGTGGCGCATCAACGAAGCTTTTGCCCGCTTCAACCTGGCGGCCTGCATCAAGGCCGGCTTGGCCATCCAGGGGTACGACGTCGGCGATCCTGTCCCGCCGCAGGCCGCTCTCACCGCCGATGCGCGCAAGGTCGTAGAAGCGGCATTGCGGGAGCTGGCGTAG
- a CDS encoding S1C family serine protease has product MNRRYAIIAAAFAALLLVVTAVKVQHAPWTTPSARAVEQRGPLSEAERATIDIFERVSPSVVQVAVRSAATPVMGEEGQGGASGTGFVWDRDGHLVTNNHVVANGGEIAVRFASGEVARVDLIGTAPNYDLAVLRIRSVRELPPQVALGSSTDLKVGQSAFAIGNPFGLDQSMTSGIISALKRRLPTHGGREIANVIQTDAAINPGNSGGPLLDSAGRLIGVTTAIISPSGSNAGIGFAVPVDVVNRIVPELIRNGRVPTPGIGIVAASEDVSTRLGVQGVIVVRTAPGSPAEQAGIRGVNLSTGTVGDIITAVEGKPVRRLSDLTDALEQAGAGKTVRLTVKRDSDTRDINVGIIDIERS; this is encoded by the coding sequence ATGAATCGTCGCTACGCAATCATTGCGGCGGCTTTTGCCGCCCTGCTGCTCGTGGTAACTGCCGTGAAGGTCCAGCATGCGCCATGGACAACCCCCTCCGCGCGCGCCGTCGAGCAACGTGGTCCGCTGTCCGAGGCCGAAAGGGCCACCATCGACATCTTCGAACGAGTGTCGCCCTCGGTTGTCCAGGTTGCGGTGAGATCGGCCGCTACTCCTGTCATGGGAGAGGAGGGGCAGGGCGGCGCTTCCGGCACGGGATTTGTCTGGGACCGCGACGGGCATCTCGTCACGAACAACCATGTCGTGGCCAATGGCGGCGAGATCGCGGTGCGCTTTGCGTCGGGAGAGGTGGCTCGGGTTGATCTGATCGGCACCGCCCCCAATTACGATCTTGCGGTCCTGCGGATCCGCAGCGTGCGCGAGCTTCCACCGCAGGTGGCTCTCGGCAGCTCGACCGACCTGAAAGTCGGGCAATCCGCGTTTGCGATCGGCAATCCTTTCGGGCTAGATCAGTCGATGACGAGCGGCATCATCAGTGCCCTCAAGCGGAGGCTTCCGACCCATGGCGGCCGGGAGATTGCCAATGTCATCCAGACGGATGCCGCAATCAACCCGGGCAATTCAGGCGGGCCGCTGCTGGACTCCGCCGGCCGGCTGATCGGCGTCACGACTGCGATCATATCGCCGTCCGGCTCGAATGCGGGCATCGGTTTCGCGGTGCCGGTGGACGTCGTGAACCGGATTGTCCCCGAGCTCATTCGCAATGGCCGCGTGCCGACGCCCGGCATCGGCATCGTCGCCGCCAGCGAGGATGTGTCGACGCGGCTTGGCGTCCAAGGGGTGATCGTGGTCCGGACAGCCCCCGGCAGCCCTGCGGAACAGGCGGGGATTCGCGGTGTCAACTTGTCGACTGGAACGGTCGGAGACATCATCACCGCGGTGGAAGGCAAGCCGGTGCGGCGGCTCTCCGACCTGACTGATGCGCTCGAGCAGGCCGGTGCCGGTAAGACCGTTCGCCTCACGGTAAAGCGGGATTCGGACACCCGTGATATCAATGTGGGCATCATCGACATAGAGCGCTCCTGA
- a CDS encoding xanthine dehydrogenase family protein molybdopterin-binding subunit, whose protein sequence is MNILPGNLRFGAGQPVKRLEDQRLLTGKGQFIDDKPEDGALWLYLLRSPHAHAKIVSIDTGAATAMPGVTAVYTGADLVKDDIGVIPTLSIFKRPDGKPMTVPPRRLLAHDIVRYAGEAVAAVVASSRADAQSAAEAIVVEYDVQPAVVDPVEAVKPGAPVVWPEAPDNIVGAMAYGDAAKVDEAFASAAHTVVLDLVSQRLVPSAMEPRSTIAEIDKTSGRLLLHVQSQTPASTRDVLAEAVLKRPKDSVRVLVGDIGGGFGQKTNLYPEDGIVAYAATKLNRKIRWRGDRTDEFVGGTHGRDLTSTASFALDEKGKVLAYRVSSIGCTGAYSSGAANIIPLVLGPFVQTGVYDLPLVHFEVKSVMTHTAPVGAYRGAGRPEAVFIVERLFDAAARKIGMDPRAIRKANYIKPAQLPYTNAAGQVYDSGAFAHMLDRAVKLADWDGFAARKKAAKKKGLLYGRGLTSYIEWTGGRAHTEKVSLHATAQGRVVLHSGTMAMGQGLQTTYTQMISDTLGIAMDKIDVVQGDTDLATGFGSVGSRSLFVGGTAVAVSSNDLIQKAREKAANVLETSIEDIEYQGGMLTVVGTDRRISLFDLAEKEGGAKLSVDSEGEVDGPSWPNGTHICEVEIDPETGVSKVVRYTTVDDVGVAVNPMLVTGQIHGGVAQGIGQALYEGVSYDADGQLLTASYQDYCIPRADDVPPIVVTLDDSAPCRTNPLGAKGCGESGAIGGPPCVTNGVMDALAELGITQLNTPLTPQKIWQAIRDAKVGG, encoded by the coding sequence ATGAACATTCTTCCCGGCAATTTGCGTTTCGGAGCGGGGCAGCCCGTCAAGCGTTTGGAAGATCAGCGACTGCTCACCGGGAAGGGGCAGTTCATCGACGACAAGCCGGAAGATGGCGCGCTGTGGTTGTACCTGCTGCGCTCGCCGCATGCCCACGCGAAGATCGTCTCGATCGACACCGGCGCCGCCACTGCGATGCCCGGCGTGACCGCGGTGTACACCGGCGCCGACCTCGTCAAGGACGACATCGGCGTCATCCCGACCTTGAGCATCTTCAAGCGTCCCGACGGCAAGCCGATGACGGTGCCGCCACGCCGCCTGCTGGCGCACGACATCGTGCGCTATGCCGGCGAGGCGGTGGCCGCCGTGGTGGCCTCCTCGCGTGCTGACGCGCAGAGCGCAGCCGAAGCGATCGTGGTCGAATATGACGTGCAGCCGGCGGTGGTCGATCCGGTCGAGGCGGTCAAGCCCGGCGCGCCCGTGGTGTGGCCGGAGGCACCCGACAACATCGTCGGCGCGATGGCTTACGGCGATGCCGCCAAGGTGGACGAGGCTTTTGCCAGCGCGGCGCATACCGTCGTGCTAGATCTCGTCAGCCAGCGCCTCGTGCCGTCGGCCATGGAGCCGCGCTCGACCATTGCCGAGATCGACAAGACGTCCGGCCGCCTTCTGCTGCATGTGCAGTCGCAGACGCCCGCCTCGACCCGCGACGTGCTGGCCGAGGCCGTGCTGAAGCGTCCCAAGGACAGCGTTCGCGTGCTGGTCGGCGATATCGGCGGCGGCTTTGGCCAGAAGACCAACCTCTATCCCGAGGACGGCATAGTCGCCTATGCCGCGACCAAGCTGAACAGGAAGATCCGCTGGCGCGGCGACCGCACCGACGAATTCGTCGGTGGCACCCACGGCCGCGATCTTACCTCGACAGCTTCCTTCGCGCTCGACGAGAAGGGCAAGGTGCTGGCCTACCGCGTCAGCTCGATCGGCTGCACCGGCGCGTATTCCTCAGGCGCGGCCAACATCATCCCGCTGGTGCTGGGGCCGTTCGTGCAGACCGGCGTCTACGATTTGCCGCTGGTACATTTCGAGGTGAAGTCGGTGATGACCCACACCGCGCCGGTCGGCGCTTATCGCGGTGCAGGCCGCCCGGAGGCCGTGTTCATCGTCGAGCGCCTGTTCGACGCGGCTGCACGAAAAATCGGCATGGATCCGCGCGCGATCCGGAAAGCGAATTACATCAAGCCGGCGCAACTGCCCTATACGAATGCTGCGGGGCAGGTTTACGATTCCGGCGCCTTCGCGCACATGCTCGATCGCGCCGTGAAGCTTGCGGATTGGGACGGCTTTGCCGCGCGCAAGAAGGCGGCGAAGAAGAAGGGCCTGCTCTACGGCCGCGGGCTCACCTCCTATATCGAGTGGACCGGCGGCCGCGCCCACACCGAGAAGGTCAGCCTGCACGCGACCGCGCAGGGCCGCGTCGTCCTGCATTCCGGCACCATGGCGATGGGGCAGGGGTTGCAGACCACTTACACGCAGATGATCTCCGACACGCTCGGCATTGCCATGGACAAGATCGACGTGGTCCAGGGCGATACCGATCTGGCGACGGGCTTCGGCAGCGTCGGGTCGCGTTCGCTGTTCGTCGGCGGCACGGCGGTCGCTGTCTCCTCCAACGATCTGATTCAGAAGGCGCGTGAGAAGGCGGCGAACGTGCTGGAGACCTCGATCGAGGACATCGAATACCAGGGCGGCATGCTCACGGTGGTCGGCACCGACCGCCGCATCAGCCTGTTCGATCTGGCCGAGAAGGAAGGCGGCGCAAAGCTCAGCGTCGATTCCGAAGGCGAGGTCGATGGTCCGAGTTGGCCGAACGGCACCCATATCTGCGAGGTCGAGATCGATCCCGAGACCGGCGTCTCCAAGGTCGTGCGCTACACCACCGTGGACGACGTCGGTGTCGCCGTGAACCCGATGCTGGTCACCGGCCAGATCCATGGCGGCGTGGCGCAGGGTATCGGCCAGGCGCTGTATGAGGGGGTGTCCTATGATGCCGACGGCCAGCTGCTCACCGCGAGCTACCAGGACTATTGCATCCCGCGCGCCGACGACGTTCCGCCGATCGTGGTGACGCTCGACGATTCCGCGCCCTGTCGCACCAATCCGCTCGGCGCCAAGGGCTGCGGCGAATCCGGCGCCATCGGTGGCCCCCCTTGCGTCACCAACGGTGTGATGGATGCGCTCGCCGAGCTCGGCATCACCCAGCTCAACACGCCCCTGACGCCGCAGAAGATCTGGCAGGCGATCCGGGATGCGAAGGTGGGCGGTTAG
- a CDS encoding acyl-CoA dehydrogenase family protein: MDLSFNAEERAFQDEVRGFIARNLTEEMKRATALTPSVFSDPDIGMAWQRTLHKQGWGAPGWPVEHGGPDWTPAQRWIFETESARAGVPNVNVMGVKMVGPVIIGFGSPEQKNFYLPRILSGEDYWCQGYSEPGSGSDLSSLKTRAVRDGDDYIINGTKIWTTHAHHANRMFALVRTSDGPRQQDGISFILIDMKTPGITTRPILTIGGDHEVNQVFFDDVRVPVANRVGEEGKGWTYGKYLLEFERGSGIASAKLREGLKAIAELAESDLTGRAIDSPDIATRISEVEVDIDALEMTELRVLSALQTGQNPGAVSSILKLRNSEIRQAVTRLGADVIGHDALAVEPMRPLYKLNHEQAMPEEMLTVMPEYLNGRAYTIFGGTSEIQRDIIAKMMLGI; this comes from the coding sequence ATGGACCTGTCGTTCAATGCCGAGGAGCGCGCCTTCCAGGACGAGGTGCGCGGCTTCATTGCCAGAAACCTCACCGAGGAGATGAAGCGCGCGACCGCGCTGACGCCGTCGGTGTTCTCCGACCCCGATATCGGCATGGCCTGGCAGCGCACGCTGCACAAGCAAGGCTGGGGCGCGCCGGGCTGGCCGGTCGAGCATGGCGGGCCGGATTGGACCCCGGCGCAGCGCTGGATCTTCGAGACTGAAAGCGCGCGGGCCGGCGTGCCCAATGTCAATGTGATGGGCGTGAAGATGGTCGGGCCCGTCATCATCGGTTTCGGCTCGCCCGAGCAGAAGAACTTCTACCTGCCGCGCATTCTGTCCGGTGAGGATTATTGGTGCCAGGGCTATTCCGAGCCGGGCTCCGGCTCCGACCTCTCCTCGCTGAAGACGCGCGCCGTGCGCGATGGCGACGACTACATCATCAACGGCACCAAGATCTGGACGACGCATGCCCACCACGCCAACCGCATGTTCGCGCTGGTGCGCACCAGCGACGGCCCGCGGCAGCAGGACGGCATCAGCTTCATTCTGATCGACATGAAGACACCGGGCATCACGACGCGCCCCATCCTCACCATCGGCGGCGACCACGAGGTCAACCAGGTGTTCTTCGACGACGTGCGCGTTCCCGTGGCGAACCGCGTCGGCGAGGAAGGCAAGGGCTGGACCTACGGCAAGTATCTGCTCGAGTTCGAGCGCGGCTCCGGCATCGCCTCGGCGAAGCTGCGCGAGGGGCTGAAGGCGATCGCGGAGCTTGCCGAGTCCGATCTGACGGGCCGCGCGATCGACAGTCCCGACATCGCGACGCGCATCTCCGAAGTCGAGGTCGATATCGACGCGCTGGAGATGACCGAGCTGCGCGTGCTGTCGGCGCTGCAGACCGGACAGAATCCCGGTGCGGTGTCGTCGATCCTGAAGCTGCGCAACAGCGAGATCCGCCAGGCCGTGACCCGGCTCGGCGCCGACGTCATCGGCCATGACGCCCTCGCGGTCGAGCCGATGCGCCCGCTCTACAAGCTCAACCACGAGCAGGCGATGCCGGAGGAGATGCTGACGGTGATGCCGGAATATCTCAACGGCCGCGCCTATACGATCTTCGGCGGCACCTCGGAGATCCAGCGCGATATTATTGCGAAGATGATGTTGGGGATCTGA
- a CDS encoding acyl-CoA dehydrogenase family protein, which produces MDLNLSDEQRLLRESAERFVAESYDADHRRKMANDPLGFSPAVWKQFAELGWLALPIAEECGGLGGSAVEIGILMEAFGRGLVSEPYIASVVLGAALIERCGSMAQKQAILPKIADGSLKLALAHSERAARFDLARVATTATKTGQGWRLAGSKIAVLDGHAADEIIVSGHIHDHQGPSTRIGLFLVSATTPNVAISDYERLGGGRACNIELSDAQLPEDALLGNGHDALPAIEWAVDRAMAALGAEAVGIMQVLLDTTLEYTKIRKQFGRPLAANQVIRHRLADMAVQVDEARSMALRAALKLDADPVERARAASGAKAKIGKSARFVGEQSIQLHGGMGVTEELEVGAYFKRLVAFDTLFGGSAHHYGRHALLGRPTVPA; this is translated from the coding sequence CGCCGCAAGATGGCGAACGATCCGCTCGGCTTCAGTCCGGCGGTGTGGAAACAATTCGCAGAACTGGGCTGGCTGGCGCTGCCGATCGCGGAGGAGTGTGGCGGGCTCGGCGGCAGCGCGGTCGAGATCGGCATTTTGATGGAAGCCTTCGGCCGCGGGCTTGTGTCGGAGCCGTATATCGCGTCGGTCGTGCTTGGCGCCGCGTTGATCGAGCGATGCGGCAGCATGGCGCAGAAGCAGGCCATCCTGCCGAAGATCGCGGACGGATCGTTGAAGCTCGCGCTCGCGCATTCCGAGCGCGCGGCGCGGTTCGATCTTGCTAGGGTCGCGACGACCGCGACCAAGACGGGCCAAGGTTGGCGCCTTGCCGGCAGCAAGATTGCCGTGCTCGACGGCCATGCCGCCGACGAGATCATCGTCTCCGGGCATATCCATGATCATCAGGGGCCATCGACGCGGATCGGCCTGTTTCTAGTCTCGGCGACGACGCCGAATGTTGCGATCTCCGACTACGAGCGCCTCGGCGGCGGGCGGGCCTGCAACATCGAACTGTCGGACGCGCAACTGCCGGAGGATGCCTTGCTCGGCAACGGGCATGACGCGCTGCCGGCAATCGAATGGGCTGTTGATCGCGCCATGGCTGCGCTTGGCGCCGAGGCCGTCGGCATCATGCAGGTACTGCTGGATACTACGCTGGAGTACACAAAAATCCGGAAGCAATTCGGCCGGCCGCTCGCCGCCAACCAGGTGATCCGCCACCGCCTCGCCGACATGGCGGTCCAGGTCGACGAAGCGCGCTCGATGGCGCTGCGCGCCGCGCTGAAGCTCGACGCCGATCCGGTCGAGCGCGCGCGGGCCGCATCGGGCGCGAAGGCGAAGATCGGCAAATCCGCGCGTTTCGTCGGCGAGCAGTCGATCCAGCTTCACGGCGGCATGGGCGTCACCGAGGAGCTCGAGGTCGGCGCTTATTTCAAGCGGCTGGTCGCGTTCGACACGTTGTTCGGCGGCAGCGCGCACCATTATGGCCGCCACGCCCTGCTTGGCCGCCCCACCGTGCCGGCCTGA